A stretch of the Synechocystis sp. PCC 7338 genome encodes the following:
- a CDS encoding type II toxin-antitoxin system Phd/YefM family antitoxin, which produces MLDLMSSHIIGDVPLTPGLAMEYLSLPEVEQNFDNLINKIAEDHQPITVKGSQNEVVILLKEYWAAIQDTIYLNSIPGYVDSVHQAIHSSREEWVNATELGL; this is translated from the coding sequence TTGTTAGACTTAATGTCATCTCATATAATTGGGGATGTACCGTTAACACCAGGATTGGCTATGGAGTATTTATCATTGCCAGAAGTAGAACAAAACTTTGATAATCTCATTAACAAAATTGCTGAAGATCATCAGCCAATTACGGTTAAGGGTAGCCAAAATGAGGTGGTTATACTGTTGAAAGAATATTGGGCCGCTATTCAAGACACAATTTACCTTAACTCTATTCCTGGCTATGTGGATTCAGTTCATCAAGCGATTCATAGTTCACGGGAGGAATGGGTTAATGCGACAGAGTTGGGATTGTAA
- a CDS encoding type II toxin-antitoxin system HicB family antitoxin, protein MKYQIKLKESEEGYAVWCPSLPGCASQGETREEALANIQDAIKSYLEVLEELNHDIESCYIEIELNHA, encoded by the coding sequence ATGAAATACCAAATCAAACTTAAAGAAAGTGAGGAAGGTTATGCGGTTTGGTGTCCTAGTCTGCCAGGCTGTGCTTCCCAGGGAGAAACCAGAGAGGAAGCTTTGGCAAATATTCAAGATGCAATTAAGTCCTATTTAGAAGTTTTAGAGGAACTGAATCACGATATTGAGTCCTGTTATATTGAAATCGAATTAAATCATGCCTAG
- a CDS encoding type II toxin-antitoxin system HicA family toxin — protein MPSLSGVNHLRAIKAFEKVGFRIIRQGKHITMTDGDKILIIPRANPINAYTMGAIVKGSGMSIEDFKKLL, from the coding sequence ATGCCTAGTCTTTCGGGAGTAAATCATCTTAGAGCAATTAAAGCTTTTGAAAAAGTTGGATTTCGCATTATCAGACAAGGAAAACATATTACTATGACTGATGGTGACAAGATCCTCATTATTCCGCGAGCTAACCCGATTAATGCCTATACAATGGGAGCAATTGTCAAAGGTTCTGGTATGAGCATTGAAGATTTTAAAAAGTTACTTTAG
- a CDS encoding metallophosphoesterase yields the protein MGFSRLSVIGLFLALVAVTFLLIANFNQNPDPVSLANDAPAQSSSPGLVIVAAGDIACAPEDPGFNNGLGTAERCQMAATANLVASANPDLVLPLGDNQYERGELANYQASYQPTWGKFDTISKPVAGNHEYYGLDKNASDYFDYFGPVAGDRQKGYYSYDQGDWHFIALNSNCEYIGGCEMGSAQQQWLKQDLAQNNKACILAYWHHPRYSSGVHGNQPQMGDLWQTLYDGGAELVLSGHDHLYERFAPQNTQGELDREKGLRQFVIGTGGKSLYPFKTVRPNSEVQAMGVYGVLKMELQPDGYRWQFLAANTDEFQDQGESPCH from the coding sequence ATGGGTTTTTCCCGTCTGTCGGTGATCGGGTTGTTTTTAGCCCTGGTTGCCGTAACTTTTTTACTAATTGCCAACTTTAACCAAAATCCAGACCCGGTTAGTCTGGCCAACGATGCCCCGGCCCAAAGCTCGTCCCCTGGGTTGGTTATAGTGGCGGCTGGTGATATTGCCTGTGCTCCAGAAGATCCGGGCTTTAATAACGGTTTAGGCACAGCAGAACGCTGCCAGATGGCTGCCACTGCTAATTTGGTTGCTAGTGCTAATCCCGATCTCGTTTTACCCCTGGGGGATAACCAGTACGAGCGGGGAGAATTGGCCAATTACCAAGCTTCCTACCAACCCACCTGGGGAAAATTCGACACCATTAGTAAACCCGTCGCTGGAAACCACGAATATTACGGCCTTGATAAAAATGCCTCCGATTACTTCGATTATTTCGGCCCCGTAGCCGGCGATCGTCAAAAGGGTTATTACAGCTATGACCAAGGGGATTGGCATTTTATTGCCCTCAATTCCAACTGTGAATACATTGGCGGTTGCGAAATGGGATCAGCTCAACAGCAATGGCTCAAGCAAGATTTAGCCCAAAACAATAAAGCTTGTATCCTGGCCTATTGGCACCATCCCCGTTATTCTTCGGGTGTGCATGGTAACCAACCGCAAATGGGCGATCTGTGGCAGACTCTCTACGACGGTGGTGCGGAATTAGTGCTATCAGGCCATGACCATCTCTACGAAAGGTTTGCTCCCCAAAATACCCAGGGTGAATTGGATCGGGAAAAGGGGTTGAGGCAATTTGTAATTGGCACCGGCGGCAAAAGTCTTTATCCTTTCAAAACCGTGCGCCCCAACAGTGAAGTTCAGGCCATGGGGGTTTATGGAGTACTGAAAATGGAACTCCAACCCGACGGTTACCGCTGGCAATTTCTGGCCGCTAATACTGACGAATTTCAAGATCAGGGGGAAAGTCCCTGTCATTAG
- the petN gene encoding cytochrome b6-f complex subunit PetN: protein MDILTLGWVSVLVLFTWSISMVVWGRNGF from the coding sequence ATGGACATTTTGACATTAGGTTGGGTAAGCGTGTTGGTTCTGTTCACCTGGTCCATCAGCATGGTGGTGTGGGGTCGGAACGGCTTCTAG
- a CDS encoding RDD family protein — MSAFILRRSGKILKLVSGTALPDQSAIKPPLLHFLPSFPFNLETMALFNHYQVETPESVELEFTLAGIGNRLYAVLIDYICLGTIIFVLLIIWAVLAYNLSLYVSDDWQLWLTAIQIFLIFAVYVGYFVFFETLWQGQTPGKLRAKIRVIRGDGRPVGLQEASLRALFRPIDDFLYIGALMIIFGRQEKRIGDLLADTLVIRESRDQRGDRLQLQQPEAAKALAAQLNQSSELERITADHWFVIRDYLLRRGDLLPKARQQTEARLAQQIQDRLHLTVPLADTPPEVLLEAVYLACQDRQTVLTKESLEF, encoded by the coding sequence TTGTCAGCCTTTATCTTACGGCGATCGGGCAAAATTTTAAAGCTTGTGTCGGGGACAGCACTGCCCGATCAATCTGCCATTAAGCCGCCGTTGCTCCATTTTCTCCCCTCCTTTCCATTCAACCTAGAAACCATGGCCCTGTTCAACCATTACCAGGTGGAAACCCCCGAAAGTGTCGAATTGGAATTTACTCTGGCCGGCATTGGCAATCGCCTTTATGCGGTGTTGATTGACTATATCTGCCTGGGAACCATTATCTTTGTACTTTTGATTATTTGGGCGGTACTGGCCTACAATCTTTCCCTCTATGTATCCGACGACTGGCAACTGTGGTTGACGGCAATCCAAATTTTTCTGATTTTTGCAGTTTATGTGGGCTATTTTGTCTTTTTTGAAACCCTATGGCAGGGACAAACCCCCGGTAAACTTCGGGCCAAAATTCGTGTAATCCGGGGAGATGGGCGACCAGTGGGGCTACAGGAAGCTAGTTTACGGGCTCTGTTTCGCCCCATTGATGATTTTCTCTACATTGGCGCTCTGATGATCATTTTTGGCCGGCAAGAAAAACGCATTGGAGATTTATTGGCTGACACCCTGGTGATTCGAGAAAGTCGAGACCAAAGAGGTGATCGCCTACAGCTTCAACAACCGGAAGCGGCAAAAGCTTTAGCGGCCCAATTAAACCAATCGTCAGAGTTAGAAAGAATTACAGCAGACCACTGGTTCGTGATCCGGGATTATCTACTCCGACGGGGGGATTTGCTGCCCAAGGCCAGGCAACAGACAGAGGCAAGGCTAGCCCAACAGATACAAGACCGCTTGCATCTCACGGTGCCCCTAGCCGATACTCCCCCCGAAGTTTTGTTAGAGGCAGTTTACCTGGCCTGTCAAGACCGCCAAACGGTCCTGACTAAGGAAAGTCTTGAGTTTTAA
- a CDS encoding peroxiredoxin, producing MTSKKFSWQKTIIALLLTLGLWLGLADLPSYALGGTQPELGRPAPLFTLPSNTGEGEINLADYRGQWVVLYFYPQDFTPGCTLEAQRFQRDLTKYQALNAQVIGVSVDDLDSHAAFCDAEGLKFPLLADSDGAVIKAYGSWLSGMALRHTYVIDPDGILRERFLGVRPANHSEEVLARLAELQA from the coding sequence ATGACAAGCAAAAAATTTTCCTGGCAAAAAACAATTATTGCCTTACTCTTGACCCTAGGTTTATGGCTAGGATTGGCTGATTTGCCCAGCTATGCCCTTGGGGGAACTCAACCAGAGTTGGGCCGACCCGCGCCCCTGTTCACCCTGCCCAGCAACACTGGCGAAGGGGAAATTAATTTGGCTGATTACCGAGGTCAATGGGTAGTTTTATATTTTTATCCCCAAGACTTTACCCCCGGCTGTACCTTGGAAGCCCAGCGTTTCCAGCGGGATTTGACCAAATACCAAGCCCTCAATGCCCAGGTAATCGGGGTGAGTGTGGACGATTTGGATTCCCATGCAGCTTTTTGCGATGCAGAGGGGCTTAAGTTTCCCCTGTTGGCAGACTCCGATGGAGCGGTAATTAAAGCCTATGGCTCTTGGCTGAGTGGCATGGCCCTACGACATACCTACGTCATCGATCCCGATGGTATTTTGCGGGAAAGATTTCTGGGAGTGAGACCCGCCAACCACAGCGAAGAAGTTTTGGCCCGCCTGGCAGAATTGCAAGCCTAG
- the glmS gene encoding glutamine--fructose-6-phosphate transaminase (isomerizing) has product MCGIVGYIGTQTAVNILIEGLERLEYRGYDSAGIATVTEEKIESVRAKGKLFNLKEKLENHSNFSRLGIGHTRWATHGKPEEHNAHPHLDNQQRIAVVQNGIIENYQTLRDQLKEKGYQFYSETDTEVIPILIADILKDLPDDDPDEALLEAIGKAVHQLDGAFAIAVLDAHCPEQLIVARQQAPLILGFGQGEFFCASDVTALVPHTNTVLSLENGEIARLTPLGVEVYDFQLKRLRKLPRTLDWSATTVEKQGFRHFMLKEIYEQPAVVRTCLATYLNEQWRAADHPSHSPVFLGLDPQLTKNLQHIQILACGTSWHAGLVGKYLLEQLAGIPTTVHYASEFRYAAPPLTPHTLTIGVTQSGETADTLAALEMEKQRRLTLEDDYKPLILGITNRPESTLATMVNEIINTHAGIEIGVAATKTFVAQVLAFYFLALDIAFQRHSLSLEAIEHIMVGLRQLPAQIETILEQQGSAIEALAHEFAETQDFIFLGRGINFPIALEGALKLKEISYIHAEGYPAGEMKHGPIALLDAKVPVVAIAMPGSVHDKVISNAQEAKARDARLIGVTPMDDNQARSVFDDLLLVPHVEEMLSPIVAVIPLQLLAYHIAARRGLDVDQPRNLAKSVTVE; this is encoded by the coding sequence ATGTGTGGCATTGTTGGTTACATCGGCACCCAAACGGCGGTAAATATCCTCATTGAAGGGCTAGAACGCTTGGAATACAGAGGTTATGACTCCGCTGGTATTGCTACGGTCACCGAAGAAAAAATTGAGTCGGTGCGGGCCAAGGGCAAACTGTTTAACCTCAAGGAGAAGCTAGAAAACCACAGCAACTTTTCCCGCCTTGGTATTGGGCACACCCGTTGGGCCACCCACGGTAAACCAGAGGAACATAACGCCCACCCCCACCTGGATAACCAGCAACGCATCGCCGTTGTGCAAAATGGCATCATTGAAAATTACCAAACCCTGAGGGATCAGTTAAAGGAAAAGGGTTATCAGTTTTATTCGGAAACTGACACTGAGGTCATTCCGATTTTAATCGCCGATATTCTCAAGGATTTGCCTGACGATGACCCAGACGAAGCCTTGCTGGAAGCCATTGGTAAGGCTGTACACCAGCTCGATGGGGCCTTTGCGATCGCCGTGTTGGATGCCCATTGCCCTGAACAGTTAATTGTGGCCCGACAGCAAGCCCCGTTAATTTTGGGATTTGGCCAGGGGGAATTTTTCTGTGCGTCCGATGTGACTGCCCTAGTGCCCCACACCAATACGGTACTGTCGTTGGAGAATGGGGAAATTGCCAGATTAACGCCCCTGGGGGTAGAAGTTTATGATTTCCAACTCAAAAGGCTGCGGAAACTGCCCCGTACCCTAGACTGGAGCGCTACCACCGTCGAAAAACAGGGCTTTCGGCACTTTATGCTCAAGGAAATTTACGAGCAACCGGCCGTTGTCCGCACTTGTTTGGCAACTTATCTAAATGAACAATGGCGGGCCGCCGACCATCCTAGCCATAGCCCTGTATTCCTGGGTTTAGACCCCCAGTTGACCAAAAATCTGCAACACATTCAAATTTTGGCCTGTGGCACCAGTTGGCATGCCGGGCTGGTGGGGAAATATTTACTCGAACAATTGGCCGGCATTCCCACCACAGTGCATTACGCTTCGGAATTTCGCTATGCTGCCCCTCCTCTAACGCCCCATACCCTCACCATTGGCGTAACTCAGTCGGGGGAAACGGCTGATACTTTGGCGGCATTAGAAATGGAAAAACAGCGGCGCCTCACTTTGGAAGACGACTATAAACCCCTAATTTTGGGGATTACCAACCGTCCCGAAAGTACCTTGGCCACTATGGTTAATGAAATTATCAATACCCATGCCGGCATTGAAATTGGGGTGGCGGCCACTAAAACCTTTGTAGCCCAAGTGTTAGCCTTTTATTTCCTAGCTTTGGACATCGCCTTTCAGCGGCACAGTCTGAGCCTGGAGGCCATAGAACACATTATGGTGGGTCTACGACAATTGCCCGCCCAGATTGAAACTATTTTGGAACAGCAGGGTAGTGCCATTGAAGCCCTAGCCCATGAATTTGCCGAAACCCAGGACTTTATTTTTCTTGGTCGGGGCATTAACTTTCCCATTGCCTTGGAAGGGGCCCTCAAGCTAAAGGAAATTAGCTATATCCATGCGGAAGGTTACCCGGCTGGGGAAATGAAACACGGCCCTATTGCCCTTTTGGATGCCAAAGTCCCAGTGGTGGCGATCGCTATGCCGGGGTCAGTCCATGACAAGGTAATTTCCAATGCCCAGGAAGCTAAAGCCAGGGATGCTAGGTTAATCGGGGTTACTCCAATGGACGACAACCAAGCCCGTTCCGTGTTTGATGATTTATTGCTGGTGCCCCACGTGGAAGAAATGCTTTCTCCGATTGTGGCGGTGATTCCCTTGCAACTTTTGGCCTATCACATTGCCGCCCGCCGAGGCTTAGACGTGGACCAACCCCGTAATTTGGCCAAGTCCGTCACCGTGGAGTAG
- a CDS encoding PKD domain-containing protein produces the protein MLITEAPVGYQDGAASIPPVSFDKTFKLHSNPFANHTIYLDFDGYFIASSQWENGGALQLQPYYSGNTFTDANKEEVQKIWQRVAEDFAPFNVNVTTEEPNTEDLKKSGSGDQRWGIRVAMTSNLNLVTGKAITNAGGGGTAYYNSFNWATDEVALVFNQGEYAGAETVSHEVGHTLNLRHDGGSYGSNSSYYEGHGSGATSWGTIMGAPFINADENVTQWSKGEYIGANNTEDDLAIITSNGFSYRVDDYGNTLASAFELTSTDISIFGIIERTSDIDWFKFVTGVGNVNFNINNASRAYIANGEGTYTTEYLTPRGPNLDIFAKLFDASGTLLVQNNPSDLLTASLNYTITTAGTYYLSIDGVGVGNPFANPPSGYTEYASLGQYFITGSFVQPTASPAILVSPTSGLTTTEAGGQASFTVVLATQPSANVTIGVSSSNTNEGTVNINTLTFTSANWNVPQTVTITGLDDNVDDDNVPYTIVLAPASSTDPGYSGLDPTNVTITNQDNDTAGVWISSLSANNTTEDGGTVTFTVRLTSRPTANVTLPISSSDTSEGIVNASSLVFTSVNWNTPQIVTVTGVNDGQSDGNVSYSIVTGTVSSADNKYNGLNPDDIALVNDDNEPIPVTIFSDSFEVSEWNGLWIEDSQNDWFRSTQRARDGSRSAEVDGTANNATLTIAQPLNLTAYSNATLSFSWFIESNWDSGEYIALDFWNGSSWQEQQRLAGNISPENVWQDVSINVPILSNFQFRFRATVSSSTEDGNVDKVKITALPAGQNTLPQAFITGNTSVNEGTILVLSGANSTDSDGSITRYDWDFDGDGQYDDATGSSVNFVTPNSGIATVGLQVTDNLWGTAKASQSITINNIAPIANAGISQTGFINVPFVLSGVNSTDPGNDIMTYAWDLDADGQYDDGTGVDTIFIPTQPGIYTIGLQVTDADGASSTDTTTITVQDKPSEHLLFYDSFEISEWNGNWIEDNQNDWFRSTQRARDGSRSAEVDGLANNATLTMAKPLNLANYSSAVLTFSWFIEGNWDYGEYIALDLFNGSNWTEVKRLSGNVDPENSWQDVSLALPLSNSFNLRFRATVSSSLEDGNIDNVRIVGLGSGTAASAYGLNLETPETRLFSPMDSYGQVLAMGVDGLYPS, from the coding sequence ATGTTGATCACCGAAGCTCCGGTTGGTTACCAGGATGGCGCAGCGTCAATCCCGCCCGTATCCTTTGATAAAACCTTTAAACTCCACAGTAATCCTTTTGCCAACCACACAATCTATCTAGATTTTGATGGTTATTTTATTGCCAGTTCCCAGTGGGAAAACGGAGGAGCCCTCCAGCTTCAGCCTTACTACAGTGGAAACACATTTACCGATGCCAATAAAGAAGAAGTCCAGAAAATATGGCAACGGGTTGCAGAAGATTTCGCGCCCTTTAATGTCAACGTTACCACCGAAGAACCCAATACAGAAGATTTGAAAAAGTCAGGCAGTGGGGACCAACGGTGGGGAATTCGCGTTGCCATGACCAGTAATTTAAACCTTGTTACAGGAAAAGCCATTACCAATGCAGGAGGCGGAGGCACAGCCTACTACAACAGTTTCAACTGGGCTACAGATGAGGTGGCACTAGTTTTTAACCAAGGAGAATATGCCGGTGCGGAAACCGTTAGCCATGAAGTGGGACATACCCTCAATCTCCGCCATGACGGAGGTAGCTATGGTAGCAATTCTAGCTATTATGAGGGTCATGGTTCCGGCGCAACGAGCTGGGGCACGATTATGGGGGCACCTTTTATCAACGCCGATGAGAATGTTACCCAATGGAGCAAGGGTGAATACATAGGCGCTAACAATACAGAAGATGATCTCGCCATCATCACCAGCAATGGCTTTAGCTACCGAGTCGATGATTACGGCAACACCTTGGCTTCTGCCTTTGAGTTAACCAGTACCGATATTAGTATATTTGGGATTATTGAGCGCACAAGCGATATCGATTGGTTTAAGTTTGTCACTGGAGTCGGAAACGTTAATTTCAATATCAACAATGCCTCTCGCGCTTATATCGCTAATGGGGAAGGCACCTACACTACAGAATATTTGACTCCCCGTGGTCCGAATTTAGACATCTTCGCCAAATTGTTCGATGCCTCCGGTACCCTGCTTGTCCAAAATAATCCTTCAGATTTACTCACCGCAAGTCTGAACTATACGATTACAACGGCTGGTACCTATTATTTGTCAATTGACGGAGTCGGTGTTGGTAATCCTTTCGCCAATCCCCCCTCTGGATATACTGAATACGCCAGTCTCGGCCAGTATTTCATCACAGGAAGTTTTGTTCAGCCCACTGCCAGTCCCGCAATTCTTGTTTCACCAACATCGGGGTTGACGACAACGGAAGCAGGAGGACAGGCAAGCTTCACCGTAGTCCTGGCAACTCAGCCCTCCGCTAATGTCACCATTGGAGTTAGTAGTAGCAATACTAATGAGGGAACGGTCAATATAAACACCTTGACGTTCACAAGCGCGAACTGGAATGTTCCCCAAACTGTTACGATTACGGGGCTAGATGACAATGTGGACGATGATAACGTCCCCTACACCATTGTTCTAGCTCCCGCCAGCTCCACTGACCCCGGTTATAGTGGTCTAGATCCAACCAACGTAACCATTACCAATCAAGATAATGACACTGCTGGTGTTTGGATTAGCAGTCTCAGCGCCAATAACACCACTGAAGATGGGGGAACGGTGACCTTTACGGTCCGTCTCACCTCTAGACCGACCGCCAATGTTACTCTGCCCATTAGCTCTAGCGACACATCAGAAGGGATAGTTAATGCTTCTTCCCTTGTTTTTACCAGTGTTAATTGGAATACTCCCCAGATTGTAACGGTAACAGGTGTTAACGATGGGCAAAGTGATGGTAACGTGTCGTACTCCATTGTGACAGGTACGGTATCTAGCGCTGACAACAAGTACAACGGTTTGAATCCTGATGATATTGCCCTAGTTAATGACGATAACGAACCCATTCCAGTAACCATCTTCTCGGATAGTTTTGAAGTCTCGGAGTGGAATGGTCTATGGATCGAAGATAGTCAAAACGATTGGTTCCGCTCTACCCAAAGGGCCCGGGATGGTTCCCGTTCGGCAGAAGTGGATGGGACGGCGAATAACGCGACCCTAACTATTGCCCAACCCCTTAACCTCACTGCTTACAGCAATGCTACCCTCTCGTTCTCTTGGTTCATCGAAAGTAACTGGGATAGTGGCGAATACATTGCCCTTGATTTTTGGAATGGCAGTAGCTGGCAAGAGCAACAACGTTTAGCCGGCAATATCAGTCCGGAGAATGTTTGGCAGGATGTTTCCATCAATGTACCAATCTTAAGTAACTTCCAATTCCGCTTCCGGGCTACCGTCAGTAGTAGTACCGAAGACGGTAACGTCGATAAAGTTAAAATTACTGCCCTGCCTGCCGGGCAAAATACCCTTCCCCAAGCTTTTATTACTGGCAATACCTCGGTTAACGAAGGAACAATTTTAGTTTTGTCGGGGGCTAACTCCACCGATAGTGATGGCTCAATTACTCGCTATGACTGGGATTTTGACGGTGACGGTCAATATGACGATGCGACAGGCTCCAGTGTCAACTTCGTAACACCTAATAGTGGCATTGCTACCGTTGGATTACAAGTTACAGATAATCTTTGGGGTACAGCAAAGGCCAGCCAGAGCATTACCATCAACAACATTGCCCCGATCGCCAACGCGGGTATTTCGCAGACAGGTTTTATCAACGTTCCCTTTGTCCTCTCCGGTGTAAATTCCACCGATCCAGGGAATGACATTATGACCTATGCCTGGGATTTGGATGCCGATGGCCAGTACGATGATGGGACTGGTGTTGACACAATCTTTATTCCAACTCAGCCTGGCATCTATACCATTGGTCTTCAAGTTACCGATGCCGATGGCGCTTCCTCGACGGACACCACAACCATCACAGTTCAAGATAAGCCGTCGGAACATCTACTGTTCTACGACAGCTTTGAGATATCGGAATGGAATGGGAACTGGATTGAGGATAATCAGAATGATTGGTTTCGCTCTACCCAAAGGGCCCGAGATGGCTCTCGTTCAGCAGAGGTAGATGGACTAGCTAATAATGCTACTCTGACTATGGCTAAACCACTCAATTTAGCTAATTATAGTAGCGCTGTCCTCACCTTTTCCTGGTTCATTGAGGGAAATTGGGACTATGGCGAATACATTGCCCTAGACCTTTTTAACGGCAGTAACTGGACAGAGGTCAAACGTTTATCGGGTAATGTCGATCCGGAAAATAGTTGGCAAGATGTTTCCCTAGCTTTGCCTCTAAGTAATAGTTTCAATTTAAGGTTTCGGGCCACTGTTAGTAGTAGCCTTGAAGACGGCAACATTGATAATGTTCGCATTGTTGGACTAGGCAGTGGCACTGCGGCTTCAGCCTACGGTTTGAACCTGGAAACACCGGAGACACGGCTGTTTTCTCCCATGGACTCCTATGGGCAGGTCTTAGCAATGGGAGTGGATGGCCTATATCCCAGCTAA
- a CDS encoding diflavin flavoprotein yields the protein MISSISGSPQALDTGSDLISVASLPRDIQVAEIAPQTRVLRSRLWDRLKFEVEYGRRRGTTSNSYLIQGDYTALIDPPGESFCDLYLSELPNHLDLVQLDYIVTSHVNPNRMVTLEKLLRRAPKAKLVCSRPAVKVLKATFPDWEQRFQTVRSQEILNLGQGHVLQLMTVPTPRWPDGLCTYDLATQILFSDKLFGTHVCGDAIFDEDWRQLSGDRRFYFDCLHAPQIKQVETALDQFDPLSLQTIAPGHGPLVRFSLSRLYDDYRQWCQQQPRQTLKVALIYASAYGNTATMAQAIAKGLIKAGVAVETINCEIAETDEIVDAIQACDGFILGSPTLGSHAPVQIQTALGIVLSSATKTKLAGVFGSYGWSGEAIDLIETKLKDGGYRFGFETIRIQFSPDPDTLHACTTSGANFARQLRTRKRQRVARQATTETQADRTQQAVGRIIGSIGVVTTQLNGRHQGILTSWVSQASFTPAGIMLTIPTQCDAYGLAQQNTTFVLNLLQEGRSVRRHFDPQPLPEDEDNPFTVLEHYSAQNGCLILAEALAYLECRVQSWSDTGDHVLIYATVQAGQVLQSNGITAMRHRKSGGQY from the coding sequence ATGATTTCTTCAATTAGTGGTTCCCCACAAGCTTTGGATACTGGGTCAGATTTAATTTCCGTTGCTTCCCTGCCTCGGGATATTCAGGTTGCAGAGATTGCCCCCCAAACCCGAGTGTTACGGTCTCGCCTCTGGGATCGACTCAAATTTGAGGTGGAATATGGTCGCCGTCGGGGCACTACGTCTAATTCCTATCTGATTCAGGGCGATTACACGGCACTGATTGATCCCCCAGGAGAGTCATTTTGCGACCTGTATCTATCGGAATTGCCAAACCATTTAGATTTAGTCCAGCTTGACTACATAGTCACTAGCCATGTTAATCCCAATCGCATGGTTACCCTAGAGAAATTACTGCGCCGGGCACCAAAGGCCAAACTTGTTTGTTCTCGCCCCGCAGTGAAAGTGCTTAAGGCCACCTTTCCCGATTGGGAACAACGATTTCAAACCGTGCGGTCCCAGGAAATCCTCAATTTGGGCCAGGGCCATGTGCTCCAATTGATGACTGTGCCGACCCCCCGTTGGCCTGATGGTTTGTGTACCTACGATTTAGCTACCCAAATCCTTTTCAGTGACAAGTTGTTTGGCACCCATGTTTGTGGTGATGCAATTTTTGATGAGGACTGGCGACAATTAAGCGGCGATCGCCGTTTTTACTTTGATTGTTTGCACGCCCCCCAAATCAAACAGGTCGAAACGGCCCTGGATCAGTTTGATCCGTTAAGTCTGCAGACGATCGCTCCTGGCCATGGCCCCCTGGTTCGTTTTAGCCTCAGTCGTCTGTACGATGATTATCGCCAATGGTGTCAGCAACAACCCCGCCAGACCCTCAAAGTTGCATTGATCTATGCTTCCGCCTATGGCAATACCGCCACCATGGCCCAGGCGATCGCCAAAGGATTAATTAAAGCCGGTGTCGCCGTCGAAACAATTAACTGTGAAATCGCCGAAACAGACGAAATTGTCGATGCGATTCAAGCCTGTGATGGTTTTATCCTCGGTTCTCCTACCCTAGGGAGCCATGCCCCCGTACAAATCCAAACGGCATTGGGTATTGTTTTATCCTCCGCAACCAAAACCAAACTAGCTGGGGTCTTTGGCTCCTATGGCTGGAGTGGTGAAGCGATTGACTTGATCGAAACCAAATTAAAAGATGGGGGCTACCGCTTCGGCTTTGAAACGATTCGCATCCAATTCAGCCCTGATCCCGATACCCTACATGCTTGCACAACCTCTGGCGCAAATTTCGCCCGACAACTGCGTACACGCAAGCGGCAGAGGGTTGCCCGTCAGGCCACCACCGAAACCCAGGCTGACCGCACCCAGCAAGCAGTGGGACGTATTATCGGCTCCATTGGCGTGGTCACAACCCAGTTGAACGGCCGACATCAAGGTATTTTGACCTCCTGGGTTTCCCAAGCCAGCTTCACTCCCGCCGGCATTATGCTAACAATTCCAACCCAATGTGATGCCTACGGTCTAGCTCAGCAAAATACCACTTTTGTACTTAACCTCTTGCAAGAGGGACGGAGTGTGCGGCGTCATTTTGACCCCCAACCTCTTCCGGAAGATGAGGATAACCCCTTCACCGTGTTGGAACATTATTCGGCCCAGAATGGCTGCCTGATTTTAGCGGAAGCGTTGGCTTATCTTGAATGCCGAGTCCAATCCTGGTCAGATACCGGCGATCATGTTCTGATTTACGCAACGGTTCAGGCTGGACAGGTCCTACAATCCAACGGCATCACCGCCATGCGGCATCGTAAATCGGGGGGACAATATTAA